gctgcacccaggctcatctgagggggagtctggaaagcaagaggGTCCAGTCTGAGCCTTgggactcaacaggagggtcccctttgcacacacttctttagacataaaccgtttaCCAAGTCTGgaactaggattggatccagccacacctaggctcctctcaggaggagtttagaaagcaaggggatcctttctgaacctcgcaactcaacaggagggtctccattgcgcgtgcatccttcatgcagtaaataactgagtgaaccttgccagtcgAACCTCGTGAAATCAGTCTTATTTAtggctgaactttgttaagtcgctatcttaccgcaataaacatagtgctgcttccctctcacgagtgaagtgcatcactcctctgcgaCAAGCCCCCAAAGACTGGACCACCATTTCAGTgactttataaaagaaacaatcaaggcagcaatgttttctgctttcccttctgtactaggacctgattttcctctccctcttccctttcaaCAAATTCAGTATCCCCCATGCCTAGAGGCATATTTGGCACACAGCACATGCCTTTCCAGGTCCTTCATGCCTGTTTAAAATAGAACCAAAAGTAACTTACTCCTTCAGGTCTGCAAGTACTGTGCCAGGGAGCACagcgagggccagctgctccctaagggacaggGAAGTGGGAGCTGAGCATGGTAACACGGTCAGGAGGGCAGGTGCCTCACCAGGCAGGGTCCCATCCCATGGTCCCCAAGTGAGTTTAGCAGGGAAGCCAGGGGTTGAAGTGGGGGTCAACTGAGAGTCCAGATCTCCAGCCACACttttggtgatgaggcaggtgtaAGGTCAAGTTGGGACATCAATCCAaaggtcagggtcaggatcagatCCAGTGATGGTAACCAGGGTGAGATACAGCCCAGTGATCATCCGGCAGGTCCATAGTGATGAGACAGGTCTGagatcaagccaggaagtcagtgCAAGTCTGGGTCCAGATCAGTGGGGTCCGTAGCCAAGCACAGACATGACTGGggctgtgctggagagcagcgCTAGGTCAACATGGCTCAGAGAGGGACttaagcccagggctgagctgagatggggctcctgggcccatggacaCAGGGtgtggggctgctcagggccataAGGCCTAATTATGGGGTTCTGGGCATATAGACAATGACAAGGGTGCTGTAGAAAACAGTGACGATGATGTGGTagaggagcaggcagagaaggCCTTTAACGTGCCTTGTTCTGTCCAGGAAACCAGCTGCAagagcagctctgggaaggggCACGTCAGAGGCACATCAAAGGCAGATGTGTATGCAGGACAGCCAGGAACCACATGTCACCCAGGTGCTTTCATCATAGGCAAACAGAGCCAAAGGAAGGCGAGATGTTCTGGGATTTTCTCCCTGTTCTAGAAACTACTGCATTTTGCTGGAGTCATCTGCTAAAATGCAGGGAGCCCCCTAGAAGTAAGAATCATCACCAAGCCTAAAAAACACTGCCTGAAAGAAGGGCCACAGGGCTAGAATCCTTCATGTGTCTTCATTTTCAGACAgtacatctctgtctcatggttgCACAGTGTCTTTGTTCTGGGTGGAGGGatgcagaaaaatccattttggccTTGCTCCTCTCTCAGGGGTCGGGTTGAAGCAGCAGTGTGGCCAGGGCCCTGTCATACACTACTGGCAGGATTTAGTTACCTGCACACAAGTCCCGGTGCCCTCTGGACCCCCTGTAGCAACCAGGGGCTGCAAGAcatgacacaagccctgctgctctcaggaTCTCAATGGAGTGGCCCACTCATGGGTGTCTATTGCTGCTGGCGGTGTCCTTGGCAACTGACTCAACTCTTTACTAATGGACATATGGAGACACTTAAGACAGGACTCATTTGCTAAAAGGTAAGtgcctgctttcatttttggTGCTAAAGGTGGGAATCTGTGCGGTactctagcagtacctccggaaGGTGACATTTATCGGTCCTTCCAGCCCTGCTTGCTGTCTCAGATGCCACAGAGTGCTTTGAATGCCCGTATGTAAATTGTGCCATCCAGCCCTTCTGTCGTAGCCTCCCCAAGATTGGTAAAATGACTCTCAGGCTGAAACATAAACCTCTGTGGATGAATGTGTTACCACCGCCTAAGCTTCCTGAAGACAGTGTTGAAGACACGAATACTATTAGATTTTGGGTGCCTAGGAAATTTGTGAACGTTTGGTCTTGCAAGAGAGGTCCAGTAATCGAGTGATGAGGGTTTCAGGGTGCTAAAAGTTGCTGGATCCAGTAGCctggtggaggtgaggctgccccaGTACCCTGTGCTCAGTAGGCACCCACGCGCACATGCGCACAGTGCACATGTACACTCATACACCGCCGGCCACagaagagcaaagacagaaacaCTCAACACTCATGCGAGCACAAAGAGCACCcgcagcctcatcctgttcccatctctggctgatcaggaggaaagctggtaaatggaaaatatatacccATACATACATGTAGACCGTATGGATCTCTCCTGTAGCTGGTCGTAGATGCTCAGTCTATCCAGGAGCTGGGCCCTGGATCCCCCTGTCTCCCCAGCTGCCTcacgtgcacacaaacacacacacaaatgggtCTCTCTGGTGCAAAATCTCAGAAAGCAGTCTGTTTCCATGTGATCAGTTCCTTtcaccctctttttccctcggtgTTCTCATGCTTGTAGCCCCTCAAAACACCTTCATCcctcccttttcctgcctttggtcCTTCCCTAAACATCCCATGGAAAGCCTTGCACAACCCCAAAATGGTCTTCCCAGCATCTCATAATAAGCCTCCTTCCCCTCTAGGCAGGAACTGCCCTCCTCAGTCTGCAAGGCCATCCTGAGAGGCTCTGCCGTTGACCAATCTGGGCTAGTCTCACACATGGACTTCTTGGATCCATGTCTGAATGGATGTTGGATCTGGTTCGGAATGAATGTTTCTCCCCTGAACTGTTccattatttcactgaaaacagggtgATTTATGTCCTAGAAATGCCAATCCTTCATCTGTCTTTCTTACAGAAGTGTGGGGGTTTAGGCCAGATTAAAATGCTGTGTGGGATATGTGTGAAAAAGAGCAGGCCAAGCGCATCCCATCTGACCATGACCAAGTCCTGAGGACATCAACCCCACAGTGCATTTCCTTGCGCTGACCATACCTGATATGGGCCATAGCATCTGCGCGTCTATCTTGATGACCCACTAAGTCCTTTCCATTCTAGGCCTGTGTTATCCCCAGAAGGATGTGTCACACATTCAAGATCCAAGATCTGAAAGGAATTAAAGTGACGGAAATGCAAGCCAGCCAGACAACAACACTATTTCAAAGTTTTAACCGCAACAAACATATCAAGCAACAATTGCATGCTGAGATTAAACACATCCTGGAGGATTTTATTGCACATCATCTGAAGGATGCCTAGGGACTCTTTAGATACATCCATTGATTTGGAGGGTGTTTTGGATACTCTCCAGCATGCTGCAATTACAGTATAGCGATCTTCCAGAGAGTGGAAGTAGTGTTACATCAAGCCAGACATCGAACATCTCAGATCATGGTCTAGGCTCACGTTGCCCTGCTCAGAGAGACAAAGGGAGAGTCTGGAGGATGATCCATCTCCTTCCAAGGGAGACACTGAAATAAGTCCAGTTAATCAGCCTGGCTCCCTTTTCTGACAGTGCTCAGAAAGTCAGTTCAAAAAAAAGATGTCTTAGATCCTTGCTCCTCCCTGATCCCCTTCCCTAGACATTCCTTAGAAACTTTTGTATAGTCCCACAAGCGCCCCTTGAATAGCCAAAATCTTCAtgtcttctttcccccttcttatcAGTTGCAAAGTCCAGGGAGGACCTCTCCAAAGCTGCGCCTGTAGTTTCTTCACGGACCACCAATGAGTGACCAGAGACTTTTGAGCTTGCCATTGTTTCTGTTATCCCTTGTCTATCAAGTTTGTGTCACTGCGTGTTTTGTTAAGTGCTTCCCTCTTTGCTTATTATCCCTTTTGCCCTGAAAAGACCCATGCTCAGATAACCTTAATGTAGCAGATGCTCTCAAATTCCATGAACCCTTACATCAGCCAGACAGGCGTACTGACTAGTAGCTTGTCGACCCAGGACTGCTCCCTTTCTTCacccctcctctccattttcccattcTTGATTCACCttgatctcttcctttccctgcctttggcccttcaCCTGAACATCCCAGCGTAAGCGTTGTGCACTCCCACAATCCCCATCAAAAAAACATCTCAGATCAAGTTCTACACAGTCTCACAAACCCCACACAATATCCCACAAGGAATTTGCTGTTCCCAGGAGACCCTGGATAATTTTCTCTCCTTGTGATCAGCTACAGAGTAGTGCTTGGCCCTTTGCAGGGCTACACTGGGAAAGCTCCCTCAGTGCCCATCCTTCATTGACCCcagagctctggtctctgttatCTACTGCCCGATACTCTGGAGAGCTGGGTTGCTACTCAAGGGGACCTAAACACACTGCAGATTTGGGCTGGcaggagcctcctgaaattcagccaaggaaagggcagagtcctggACCTGGGCTGGAACAACCCCAACAGCCCCATGCAAAAGACGGCCTAGGTGCTGACAGgtgagagagcagctttgcagaagaggacctggggctcttcatgaggaagctgaagaggAGTCAGTAATGTGCCCTGGTGGAAAACACCATCAACCGAGATGTGACTCCCAAGGCCCCCtactgcagacagaaaaaggagttgAGATCCGTGGAGAACCTGACCCCTAAGCCACGAATTTGCCCTCACTagagaaaaaagatgacaagGTTGCAAAATTTCCCACCGGTAGCAACACTACTTTATTGTCTTTATTTACACAACAGTGCACAACTGCTACGAGCTCTGGGTGAaagccagagctttcctgagcgcttttctgagggcctccctgacctccctgttccgcaggctgtagatgaggggattgaccaaGGGTGTGAGgacggtgtagaaaaaggagaacactttgttgagctgccttaGCGGGGGGGTTCTGGGCAGCatgtagacaatgatgagggtgccatagaaaacagtgacaacggtgaggtgagaggagcaggtggagaaggccttctgcctgcccacgctggatgggatcctcaggatggcagctatgatgcacatgtAGGAGGCCAGCGTGAACAGAAAGGGGAGGACCACATCCAAGAAGCCGAATATGAAAGCAACGAGCCTGACCttcctggtgtcactgcaggcaagctccagcaatGGGGTAAGATCACAGAAGAAGCGGTCTATTGCCTCGGGGCGGCAAAACTTCAGCTGGGCCAAGAAAGGAGTCACTGCTGTAGGGATAAGGAATCCCATTAGCCAAGACCCAGCCGCCATCTGGAaacagaccttccaggtcatgagacTGGCATAGAGCaagggctggcatatggccaagtaccgatcgtaggacatcatggccagcaggtaacactctgcagctgcaaaaccgccaaagaaatagaactgagcaATACAGCCATGAACAGAGATGGTCTTGTTCTCGGTCAGGAGGCTGGCCAGCAGTcgaggcaggatggtggagctgtagcaggtctccaaggaggacagattgcccaggaagaagtacatgggggtatgaAGATGCCGGTCTGCAACCACCAGCACAACAATGAGGATATTCCCAACCACACACATCAAGTAGATCatgagcgagaggaggaagagtggtctCTGGAGTGCTGGgatattccccattcccagcaggaggaactccatCGGTGTTGTCccattgtcccattcccatttctccatcagcatcatagatctgtctttctttttcctgctttcaagaaGGAGGCctgtaaaaaaagaatatttctttctgtattaaaacatgGGATAGAAAGTTTTTGCCAGAAGAATAGTCACGCGATTCTGCactcagcaaaaaacaaaacaaaacaaaaataccctaaagaatagttgaggttggaagggacctatgcAGACCATCTGGTctaatccccctgctcaagcagtcagctacagcaggttgcccaggaccatgtccagtcaggtactgagtatcttcaaggatggagattccaccacTTCTCTAGgccacctgttccagtgttcaaccacccccacagtgaagaagttttcttatgttcagatggaatttcctgtgtttctgttcgtgtccattgcctctcatcctggcaTTGGGCACCAGtgagcagaatctggccctgtcctctttacaccctcccttcagatatttatacacattgataaactcccccctaagtcttctcttcaccaggctgaacagtcccagctctcccagcctctcctcgtattagAGATACTCCAGTAACcgcaatcatctttgtggccctttgctggacttgctccagaaaGTCCATGTCTTGTACCTGGgagccagaactggacacagtactccagatgagacctcaccagagctgagcagaggggaaggatcccctcccctgacctgctggcaatgctctccctaaagcagcccaggatactgttgaccACCTTTGCCGCAAGGGTGCGTGGCTGGTTCAtgctcaacttgtccaccaggacacccaggtccttctctgcaaagctgctctccagctggtcagcccccagagtGTGCTTGTGCATGGATTTATttctcctcaggtgcaggacttcacacTTCCATTTATTGAACTTCACAAGGTCCCTGTCTGCCCGTTTTTCcagtctgtcaaggtccctctaaatggcagcacaatcacctggtgtatcagccactcctcccaggtttgtatcgtttGAAAATTTGCTGAAGGTACATTCGGTCTCATCACCCAAGTCAataatgaagacattaaacagtattggccccagtgttgaccctgggggacaccactagtgagtggcctccagctggactttgtgccactgatcacaaccctctgaacccaGCAGTCCAGcccgttttcagtccacctcatggTCTACTTATCTAGCCACATTTAATCAGGTTGTCTATGAGCATGCTACGGGAGGcagggtcaaaagccttactgaagctgaGAAAAACAACATCCACAGCTGATGGATGAACATCCATTGACATTCCCTTTATTGGCTCCATGGTGAGAAACAGGATTTTCCAGAGGGGAAAACCACTCATCTGAGGAGCATCCCCTTTTGACCACAGGCATGAGCTGCCCCACTGAGTTACTGTCTTTATACTGTGACATTAACAGAGAATGTCCTCCTGCTCGAGCTGAGACAGCCTTGTTTCCCGTGTTCAAAGTTATCCCCTTAGCACCCAGCTGAGATGTCAAGGAAAGAGATCCTTCCGCTCTAAGGCCTGAAACAGATATCTcagagaggggagaaaaggaaatccCACTCCCAAAAGGACTCCTCAGGTGAAAGCATATCATGCCAGGcaccttttctccttgcacaaaAAGAATCAGCCCTGCAAAGGCGGAGTGGTCCTGGCTCTCTGTAGCTctttttggaggagaaaagattGTTCCTAGACAGCCCAGCTTTTTACACGGACATAGCTCTGATCAAGGGTTtcaagcagagatgcacaaagGACTTCACAGTGGACTGTCTCAGTCGATAGCTAGAATCTCCTCATTGGAGCCTCTCTGGGGAGAAaagtgagaagaagaaactttttgcagggagcaagggaaaagcacagggaaggtCATTGGCTTgacatcttttcctcctcagcgGTGGTTCCGGAGGGTTCAGGGGCTGCCTGCCTGAACAccgcagcccagcagctggacctcagcatggacagctgtgctcatggggctccctgctcagcactgctgggcactggcaGGGGGGGCCCCAGTGTGCTGGGGTGAGGGGGACAGGAGCAAGGTCAGAGGCCTGGCAATGCCCAGGATATGCCTGAATGCATGGTCACGGAAAGTCTGTGCCTGAGACACGCAGCCCTCCGCCCAGTGCCCCTCCTGGGGGGGTTCAcaaaaacagggaaggagaaaatcaTTTCCCTGATGATTCCCTTCAGCTGCCATTAGACCTATTACAGTGACTTAGAGACACCAAAGGCAGACACCCAGCTTGCCTAGAGAGTTCCTGGGAGGGATGAGTCCCTCCAAACAGCCACACTCCCCCAAAATGACTTTACACTCACCTTCTCAACTGGGATGAATTGCTTCTGCAGGTGATAATGACAGCGTTAGGAGAGGTCACCAGCATCGCTACAGAATGGCTGACATCCCcaagcctctgcctgggtgggtgAGAGTCAGTGCTGAAAAATCTGAGAGTCTCACACCAAAATTACAGGTCTTTGAATGACGGAGAGAAGAAAGATAGacaagagacagagacagaaaaacagggagacagagaggcagcagaagggaaacagagatcgagagcaaaagagacacagagaaggagagaaaatgataGATGGAAGGAGAGTAGGAAAGACTCCCTGCCCAGACTGTTCCTCCATCCCGGCTGAGGTGGGTTAATGCCCCGGGGT
This sequence is a window from Apteryx mantelli isolate bAptMan1 chromosome 24, bAptMan1.hap1, whole genome shotgun sequence. Protein-coding genes within it:
- the LOC136994124 gene encoding olfactory receptor 5AP2-like: MLMEKWEWDNGTTPMEFLLLGMGNIPALQRPLFLLSLMIYLMCVVGNILIVVLVVADRHLHTPMYFFLGNLSSLETCYSSTILPRLLASLLTENKTISVHGCIAQFYFFGGFAAAECYLLAMMSYDRYLAICQPLLYASLMTWKVCFQMAAGSWLMGFLIPTAVTPFLAQLKFCRPEAIDRFFCDLTPLLELACSDTRKVRLVAFIFGFLDVVLPFLFTLASYMCIIAAILRIPSSVGRQKAFSTCSSHLTVVTVFYGTLIIVYMLPRTPPLRQLNKVFSFFYTVLTPLVNPLIYSLRNREVREALRKALRKALAFTQSS